In the Sphingomonas sp. LM7 genome, one interval contains:
- a CDS encoding DUF445 domain-containing protein: MRLVATGLLVLMAAIFLAARQYQHLHPAIGYLRAFSEAAMVGGLADWFAVTALFRHPLHLPIPHTAIIPRNKDRIAGTLAAFLRDNFLIPSVVARRMQRVDVARAAGRWLADPGAGRGRLRAGIGRLAADMLEALDQERLGGMAKRALAERLRGLEIAPLLGRALATAMKEDRHRPLLDGIVHWAAKVLEANEHMIRQMVHERSGSVMRWTGLDETLANKIIAGLAKLIGDMAEDPSHPLRAKAEEGLAKLAHDLQHDAEKRAQIEAFKNELLDNPALGDWWLGVWESGRAALLRLARDPDRVLSGELGGALRQLGETLQGDARLAETINRFVRRAAVGAASDYGDGIVRLVSDTIRGWDAQTITGRLENAVGRDLQYIRINGTLVGGLVGVTIHAVDALL, encoded by the coding sequence ATGCGGCTGGTCGCCACCGGGCTGCTTGTGCTGATGGCGGCGATATTCCTCGCGGCGCGCCAATATCAGCATCTCCATCCCGCGATCGGCTATCTCCGCGCCTTTTCCGAAGCGGCGATGGTCGGCGGACTGGCGGACTGGTTCGCCGTGACTGCGCTGTTCCGGCATCCGCTCCACCTGCCGATCCCGCACACCGCGATCATTCCGCGCAACAAGGACCGCATTGCCGGCACGCTCGCCGCGTTCCTGCGCGATAATTTCCTCATTCCTTCGGTGGTCGCGCGGCGGATGCAGCGAGTCGATGTCGCGCGCGCGGCCGGACGCTGGCTCGCCGATCCGGGCGCGGGCCGCGGACGATTGCGCGCCGGCATCGGGCGCCTCGCCGCCGATATGCTCGAAGCGCTCGACCAGGAACGCCTGGGCGGCATGGCCAAGCGCGCGCTGGCCGAGCGGCTGCGCGGCCTCGAGATCGCGCCGCTGCTCGGGCGCGCGCTCGCCACGGCGATGAAGGAGGACCGGCACCGGCCGTTGCTCGATGGCATCGTCCATTGGGCGGCTAAGGTGCTGGAAGCGAACGAGCACATGATCCGCCAGATGGTTCATGAGCGCTCGGGATCGGTGATGCGGTGGACCGGACTCGACGAGACGCTGGCCAACAAGATCATCGCCGGGCTCGCCAAGCTGATCGGCGACATGGCCGAGGATCCCAGCCACCCGCTGCGCGCCAAGGCAGAGGAAGGTCTGGCGAAACTCGCGCACGACCTCCAGCACGATGCCGAGAAGCGCGCGCAAATCGAGGCGTTCAAGAACGAGCTGCTCGACAATCCGGCGCTGGGCGATTGGTGGCTGGGCGTGTGGGAATCGGGCCGTGCGGCATTGCTGCGGCTCGCGCGCGATCCCGACAGAGTGCTGTCGGGAGAGCTTGGCGGTGCGCTGCGCCAGCTCGGCGAGACTTTGCAGGGCGATGCGCGGCTGGCCGAGACGATCAATCGCTTCGTGCGCCGCGCCGCAGTGGGCGCGGCATCGGATTATGGCGACGGGATCGTCCGGCTGGTGTCGGACACGATCCGCGGCTGGGATGCACAGACGATCACCGGGCGGCTGGAAAATGCCGTCGGGCGCGACTTGCAATATATCCGGATTAACGGGACGCTGGTCGGCGGGCTCGTCGGGGTGACGATCCACGCGGTGGATGCGCTGCTCTAA
- a CDS encoding pyridoxamine 5'-phosphate oxidase family protein: MTKTLADLAKIMKDIDFATLSTHSDGGTIAGRPMSNNRDVEYDGDSWYFACEGTRTVEDLRTNPNCALSFHGKGGLLGMKPVFVHVEGKAELIKDKAQFEAHWTKDLALWFKDGVDTPGLTLIKVHGVRAHYWDGEDQGEFLLENATPETRATATG, from the coding sequence ATGACCAAGACGCTGGCCGATCTCGCCAAGATCATGAAAGACATCGATTTCGCGACGCTCTCCACCCATTCGGACGGCGGCACCATCGCCGGCCGGCCGATGAGCAACAACCGTGACGTCGAATATGACGGCGACAGCTGGTATTTCGCCTGCGAAGGCACGCGTACCGTCGAGGATCTGCGCACCAACCCGAACTGCGCGCTCAGCTTCCACGGCAAGGGCGGCCTGCTCGGCATGAAGCCGGTGTTCGTTCATGTCGAAGGCAAGGCCGAGCTGATCAAGGACAAGGCGCAGTTCGAAGCGCATTGGACCAAGGATCTGGCCCTGTGGTTCAAGGACGGCGTCGACACCCCCGGCCTCACGCTGATCAAGGTCCATGGCGTCCGCGCGCATTATTGGGATGGCGAGGATCAGGGGGAGTTCCTGCTGGAAAACGCAACGCCTGAAACGCGGGCGACCGCGACGGGCTGA
- a CDS encoding HAD family phosphatase: MQHLAIYDMDKTITATPTWTRFLVHAARARAPWRLALMPLVGVAGLGYLLKLIDRSRLKQLSQRLLLGRALTVADMDAVAARFADAEFETGVLHDARERIEADRAAGYRLVMATASHGYYAAAIARLLDFDDVVATQARRDRQGRVLSLIEGNNCYGPVKLRMIENWMEGAGIARGDVHVRAYSDHVSDAPLLDWADEAFAVNAHGPLRSLARVRGWTELDWR, translated from the coding sequence ATGCAGCACCTGGCCATCTACGACATGGACAAGACGATCACCGCGACGCCGACCTGGACGCGGTTCCTGGTCCATGCGGCGCGCGCGCGGGCGCCGTGGCGCCTGGCGCTGATGCCGCTGGTTGGCGTTGCCGGGCTTGGATATCTGCTCAAGCTGATCGACCGCAGCCGATTGAAGCAGCTCTCGCAGCGCCTGTTGCTGGGGCGTGCGCTCACGGTGGCGGACATGGATGCCGTCGCCGCCCGCTTCGCCGATGCCGAGTTTGAGACGGGCGTGCTTCACGATGCGCGCGAACGCATCGAGGCAGACCGCGCCGCGGGCTATCGGCTGGTGATGGCGACGGCGTCGCATGGCTATTACGCCGCCGCGATCGCCCGGCTGCTCGATTTTGACGATGTGGTCGCCACACAGGCGAGGCGCGATAGGCAAGGCCGTGTTCTCTCCCTGATCGAAGGGAATAACTGTTACGGGCCCGTAAAGCTCCGCATGATCGAAAACTGGATGGAAGGGGCAGGGATCGCCCGGGGCGACGTGCATGTCCGCGCCTATTCGGATCATGTCTCGGACGCGCCGTTGCTCGACTGGGCCGATGAAGCCTTTGCGGTGAACGCGCATGGCCCGCTGCGATCGCTGGCGCGGGTGCGCGGCTGGACCGAACTCGACTGGAGATAA
- a CDS encoding ABC transporter permease: protein MRGSADFERIDAGEGTTLRFTGNLSLACLRDLPDRLNAIDGPVAKLDLSEVERIDTVGAWLVHRFARDHGSTVEGLEEDEQHLLDQVAAAEHPIELPRKPADPFTRMLGEVGDAIFVAGHTLYGLLGFMGATTIAFWNVFTHPKRFRFNATVHRFEVVGVSALGIIGLMSFLIGIVIAQQGAVQLRQFGAEVYTINLVGRITLRELGVLMTAIMVAGRSGSAFAAQIGTMKLTEEIDAMRTIGVSPMEALVVPRTLAVVLMMPLLGFYASLVAIMGGGLLCWISLDIPPITFIQRIREVVPLTDLWVGMVKAPVFGAIIAISGCFQGMQVEADAEQVGNRTTIAVVQAIFLVIVLDAFFAVFFSEVGWI from the coding sequence ATGAGGGGAAGCGCAGATTTCGAGCGAATCGACGCAGGCGAAGGCACGACGCTGCGCTTCACCGGCAACCTGTCGCTTGCGTGTCTGCGTGACCTGCCCGATCGCCTCAATGCGATCGACGGTCCGGTGGCGAAGCTCGACCTGAGCGAAGTCGAGCGGATCGATACGGTCGGCGCGTGGCTGGTCCATCGCTTCGCGCGCGACCACGGCTCGACCGTGGAGGGGCTGGAGGAAGACGAGCAGCATCTGCTCGATCAGGTCGCCGCCGCCGAGCACCCGATCGAATTGCCGCGCAAGCCCGCCGATCCGTTCACCCGGATGCTGGGCGAAGTCGGCGATGCGATCTTCGTTGCCGGCCACACGCTATATGGCCTGCTCGGCTTCATGGGCGCGACGACGATCGCGTTCTGGAACGTCTTTACCCATCCCAAGCGCTTCCGCTTCAACGCGACCGTGCACCGCTTCGAAGTCGTCGGCGTCTCCGCGCTCGGCATCATCGGGCTGATGAGCTTCCTGATCGGCATCGTCATCGCACAGCAGGGCGCAGTGCAGCTCCGCCAGTTCGGCGCCGAAGTCTATACGATCAACCTGGTCGGCCGCATTACGCTGCGCGAACTCGGCGTGCTGATGACGGCGATCATGGTCGCCGGTCGCTCGGGCTCTGCATTCGCCGCGCAGATCGGCACGATGAAGCTCACCGAAGAAATCGATGCGATGCGCACGATCGGCGTCTCGCCGATGGAGGCCTTGGTGGTCCCGCGCACGCTGGCGGTGGTGCTGATGATGCCGCTGCTCGGCTTCTACGCGTCACTGGTCGCGATCATGGGCGGCGGGCTGCTTTGCTGGATCAGCCTCGACATCCCGCCGATCACCTTCATCCAGCGCATCCGCGAAGTCGTGCCGCTCACCGATCTGTGGGTCGGCATGGTCAAGGCGCCGGTGTTCGGCGCGATCATCGCCATTTCGGGCTGTTTCCAAGGCATGCAGGTTGAGGCAGACGCCGAGCAGGTCGGCAATCGCACGACGATCGCCGTCGTCCAGGCGATCTTCCTCGTCATCGTGCTCGACGCGTTCTTCGCGGTGTTCTTCAGCGAAGTGGGCTGGATCTGA
- a CDS encoding ABC transporter ATP-binding protein → MARRERDDVIIRVQGLKNGFGEQIVHENLDLEVRRGEILGVVGGSGTGKSVLMRSIVGLQTPIEGSIEVFGESTIGREETEATNIRKRWGVLFQGGALFSTLTVSENVQVPIKEFYPGLDQALLEEIAAYKVVMTGLPPDAGPKFPAELSGGMKKRAGLARALALDPELLFLDEPTAGLDPIGAAAFDELTASLQKTLGLTVFLITHDLDTLYAICDRVAVLADKRVIAVGTIDELLALDHPWIQEYFKGPRGRAAVASAERASAERAEART, encoded by the coding sequence ATGGCGCGGCGCGAACGGGACGACGTGATCATCCGCGTCCAGGGCCTCAAGAACGGCTTTGGCGAGCAGATCGTCCACGAGAATCTCGATCTAGAGGTGCGCCGCGGCGAGATCCTCGGCGTGGTCGGCGGATCGGGCACGGGCAAGTCAGTGCTGATGCGTTCGATCGTCGGGCTGCAGACTCCGATCGAAGGCAGCATCGAAGTGTTCGGCGAGAGCACGATAGGCCGCGAGGAGACCGAGGCCACCAATATCCGCAAGCGCTGGGGTGTGCTGTTCCAGGGCGGCGCGCTGTTCTCGACGCTGACCGTGTCCGAGAACGTCCAGGTCCCGATCAAGGAATTCTACCCCGGGCTCGACCAGGCGCTGCTTGAGGAGATCGCGGCGTACAAAGTGGTGATGACCGGCCTTCCGCCCGATGCCGGCCCCAAATTCCCCGCCGAACTTTCGGGCGGCATGAAGAAACGCGCCGGCCTCGCCCGCGCGCTGGCGCTCGATCCCGAACTGCTGTTCCTCGACGAGCCGACTGCGGGTCTCGATCCGATCGGCGCGGCCGCGTTCGACGAGTTGACCGCGTCGCTCCAGAAGACGCTGGGGCTGACGGTGTTCCTGATCACCCACGATCTGGATACGTTGTACGCCATCTGCGACCGGGTCGCGGTGCTCGCCGACAAGCGCGTGATCGCCGTCGGCACGATCGACGAACTGCTCGCTCTGGACCACCCGTGGATCCAGGAATATTTCAAGGGACCGCGCGGCCGCGCCGCGGTCGCCAGTGCCGAACGGGCCAGCGCCGAGCGGGCTGAAGCGAGGACATGA
- a CDS encoding MlaD family protein: METRSNHVLVGAVVLILLAVLALFIVWLARIGGGSERQYDIFFKQSVDGLNPGSAVSFSGVPSGQVKEISFWKPDPSLVRVRVSVNDDVPILEGTTASIQGSFTGPSTVQLDGAVKGAPPIVCPEHNPRAACPLGVPVIPTKQGGLGALLSSAPQLLERISTLTERLSDLLGDKNQNSIAGILANTNRLTDALADRGPEIAATLAETRIAIQKFGLATEELGKLATTTNGVLADDVRPTIANLNRTIGSARKSMETLDATIGDARPGLQALSKKTIPEIGQLVQDLRVMSTSLASVAEKLDQGGASSLVGSPKLPDYKPK, from the coding sequence ATGGAAACCCGATCCAACCATGTACTCGTCGGCGCGGTGGTGCTGATCCTGCTTGCGGTGCTGGCACTGTTCATCGTCTGGCTCGCCCGGATTGGCGGCGGCAGCGAGCGCCAGTACGACATCTTCTTCAAGCAATCGGTCGACGGGCTCAATCCGGGCTCGGCGGTGAGCTTTTCGGGCGTGCCTTCGGGGCAGGTGAAGGAAATCTCGTTCTGGAAGCCCGATCCGAGTCTGGTCCGCGTCCGCGTCAGCGTGAACGACGACGTGCCGATCCTCGAAGGCACCACGGCGTCGATCCAGGGCAGCTTTACGGGGCCGAGCACCGTCCAGCTCGACGGCGCCGTCAAGGGTGCGCCGCCGATCGTCTGCCCCGAGCACAATCCGCGTGCGGCTTGCCCGCTGGGCGTTCCGGTGATCCCGACCAAGCAGGGCGGGCTTGGCGCGCTGCTCAGTTCGGCGCCGCAACTGCTCGAGCGCATTTCGACGCTGACCGAGCGTCTCTCCGACCTGCTGGGGGACAAGAACCAGAATTCGATTGCCGGCATCCTCGCCAACACCAATCGCCTGACCGACGCACTCGCCGACCGCGGGCCCGAGATCGCCGCGACGCTGGCCGAGACGCGGATCGCGATCCAGAAGTTCGGGCTGGCGACCGAGGAACTGGGCAAGCTCGCCACCACGACCAACGGCGTGCTCGCCGACGATGTCCGGCCGACGATCGCCAACCTCAACCGCACGATCGGATCGGCGCGCAAGAGCATGGAGACGCTCGACGCGACGATCGGCGATGCGCGGCCGGGGCTGCAGGCGCTGTCGAAGAAGACGATCCCAGAGATCGGCCAGCTCGTCCAGGATCTGCGCGTGATGTCGACCAGCTTGGCGTCGGTGGCCGAGAAGCTCGATCAGGGCGGTGCCTCGAGCCTGGTCGGCTCGCCCAAGCTGCCTGACTACAAGCCCAAGTGA
- a CDS encoding ABC-type transport auxiliary lipoprotein family protein, translating to MNKRALLLALPLLASVSGCISFGGKPPKSLLTLTPAATLPVGESQRSNVAATITVAVPSLPQELASSRVPVHSGGTAIAFVKDAQWVERPSQLLQRLLGDTITARTGRLVLSSRQSLTDPGAYLMGELRRFGIEEETSEAVVTYDAALIRGPETVVEKRRFEARVPVAKIEAALVGAALNQAANQVAGEVADWVGK from the coding sequence ATGAACAAGCGCGCTTTGCTCCTTGCCCTGCCGCTGCTGGCTTCCGTGAGCGGCTGCATCTCGTTCGGCGGCAAGCCGCCCAAGTCGCTGCTGACGCTGACCCCGGCCGCGACGCTGCCGGTCGGCGAATCGCAGCGCTCGAACGTCGCGGCGACGATCACCGTCGCCGTGCCGTCGCTGCCGCAGGAGCTCGCCTCGTCGCGCGTGCCGGTGCATTCGGGCGGGACGGCGATCGCCTTCGTCAAGGACGCGCAATGGGTCGAGCGCCCGTCGCAGCTACTCCAGCGGCTGCTTGGCGACACGATTACCGCCAGGACCGGACGGCTGGTGCTCAGCTCGCGCCAGTCGCTCACCGATCCGGGCGCCTATCTGATGGGCGAGCTGCGCCGCTTCGGAATCGAGGAAGAGACCAGCGAAGCAGTCGTCACCTATGACGCCGCGCTGATCCGCGGGCCCGAGACCGTCGTCGAGAAGCGCCGCTTTGAAGCACGCGTGCCGGTGGCCAAGATCGAAGCAGCATTGGTCGGAGCCGCGCTCAACCAGGCCGCCAACCAGGTCGCCGGCGAAGTCGCCGACTGGGTCGGCAAGTAA
- a CDS encoding peptidylprolyl isomerase: MLKPLLALSALAAAVPAVAQTAPPAAPSPADAAAADWQPIPDSELLVMTLRGGHQVYIRLAPRYTPAHVTNIRKLAEAHWWDGTAIYRVQDNYVTQWGDPTEKKPLPPTVIENPPAEYEWARYDGVTSFARPDPYAAKTGHSADGWPVATDGKASWLAHCYGMVGVARDMAPSTGSGAALYAVIGHAPRHLDRNIAVIGRVVEGMQWLSALPRGGGSLGIYENDADHVPILSVRLASQLPEDERPRFQYRATDNVRFAAWLSERENRKPPFFTVPAGGADICNAQAPVRRAP, encoded by the coding sequence ATGCTCAAGCCCTTGCTCGCGCTTTCCGCGCTCGCCGCCGCCGTTCCCGCCGTTGCCCAGACCGCGCCACCCGCCGCGCCTTCGCCGGCCGACGCCGCGGCAGCCGATTGGCAACCGATTCCCGACAGCGAATTGCTGGTGATGACGCTGCGCGGCGGGCATCAGGTCTATATCCGCCTCGCCCCGCGCTATACCCCGGCGCACGTCACCAACATCCGCAAGCTGGCCGAGGCGCATTGGTGGGACGGCACTGCCATTTATCGCGTCCAGGACAATTACGTTACCCAATGGGGCGATCCAACCGAGAAGAAGCCGCTGCCGCCGACCGTGATCGAGAACCCGCCCGCGGAATATGAATGGGCGCGCTACGATGGCGTCACCAGTTTCGCGCGCCCCGATCCCTATGCTGCGAAGACCGGCCACAGCGCCGATGGCTGGCCGGTCGCGACCGATGGCAAGGCGAGCTGGCTGGCGCATTGCTACGGCATGGTTGGCGTCGCGCGCGACATGGCACCGAGCACCGGCAGCGGCGCCGCGCTCTATGCAGTAATCGGCCATGCACCGCGGCATCTCGACCGCAATATCGCCGTCATCGGGCGCGTCGTCGAAGGCATGCAATGGCTGTCGGCGCTGCCGCGCGGCGGCGGTAGCCTGGGCATCTACGAGAACGACGCCGATCATGTCCCTATCCTGTCGGTGCGGCTTGCCAGCCAGCTTCCTGAGGACGAGCGTCCGCGCTTTCAGTATCGCGCGACCGACAATGTGCGCTTCGCCGCCTGGCTGAGCGAGCGCGAGAACCGCAAGCCGCCCTTCTTCACCGTGCCCGCGGGCGGCGCCGACATCTGCAACGCGCAGGCGCCGGTGCGCCGCGCGCCGTAG
- a CDS encoding outer membrane protein, translating to MRSAILAASGILTVLAIPAASAQEFNGPYVGLSYGYGFQGADDSETILFDRGFDGTDDVVTTTAGTDAFSPGFCGGRGVALPSAGCEDDRDGIQYHVRAGWDLQFGNVVVGAVGEFGRSEARDSVSAFSTTPAYYTMTRSIDWEANLRLRAGYAFGGKTLAYVSGGPAYARIKNSFRTNNAANAFLDNGDSYSWGVAGGGGIEHKIAPNVSIGLEYLYTRYNDDDYRVRAVQGIASPINPFILFGAPGTEFRRSDPRFESHAARAALIFRF from the coding sequence ATGCGCAGCGCGATACTGGCCGCATCCGGCATCCTCACCGTCCTCGCGATCCCGGCCGCGTCGGCGCAGGAATTCAACGGCCCGTATGTCGGGCTGTCCTATGGCTATGGCTTTCAGGGCGCGGATGACAGCGAGACGATCCTGTTCGATCGCGGCTTCGACGGCACCGACGATGTCGTGACGACGACGGCGGGCACCGACGCGTTTTCGCCGGGATTCTGCGGCGGCCGCGGCGTGGCGCTTCCGAGCGCGGGCTGCGAAGACGATCGCGACGGGATCCAATATCATGTTCGCGCGGGCTGGGACCTCCAGTTCGGCAATGTCGTGGTCGGCGCGGTCGGCGAGTTCGGCCGGAGCGAGGCGCGCGACAGCGTCAGCGCGTTCAGCACCACCCCGGCCTATTACACAATGACGCGCTCGATCGACTGGGAAGCCAATCTGCGCCTGCGCGCCGGCTACGCGTTCGGCGGCAAGACGCTGGCCTATGTGAGCGGCGGCCCGGCCTATGCGCGGATCAAGAACAGTTTCCGCACCAACAACGCCGCCAACGCCTTTCTCGACAACGGCGATTCCTACAGCTGGGGCGTCGCCGGCGGCGGCGGCATCGAACACAAGATCGCGCCGAACGTCTCGATCGGGCTCGAATATCTCTACACGCGCTACAATGACGACGATTACCGCGTCCGCGCGGTCCAGGGGATCGCCTCGCCGATCAATCCCTTCATTCTGTTCGGCGCGCCCGGCACCGAATTCCGCCGCAGCGATCCGCGCTTCGAATCCCACGCCGCCCGGGCGGCGCTTATCTTCAGGTTCTAG
- a CDS encoding Nramp family divalent metal transporter: protein MPPYASDPGLPAGIADTIENERQPSLAGVFRSVAVPAGPGKFWRKLGAFAGPGYLVAVGYMDPGNWATDIAGGSAFGYTLLSVVLLSNLMAMLLQSLSARLGIVTGLDLAQSCRDAYGPKVRLGLWSLCELAIIACDLAEVLGTAIALKLLFGIPLVMGVTLTAIDVLLILALQRYGFRKLEAFIVALLIVIALCFGFELAMAQPSIAAIGAGLIPSSEIVTNPAMLYIAIGILGATVMPHNLYLHSAIVQTRRFDRGDEGKREAITLATIDSTIALALAFFVNAAILILAASAFHGTGRTDVAEIQDAYHLLTPILGAGAASMLFGVALLAAGQNSTITGTLAGQVVMEGFLNLRLPLWLRRTITRSLAIVPAVIVVAWWGDSGAARLLILSQVVLSLQLPFAVVPLVRFTSDPARMGRFASRGWIRIAAWSVTAIIIGLNGLLLTYLF, encoded by the coding sequence ATGCCGCCTTATGCCAGCGATCCCGGCCTTCCGGCGGGGATCGCTGACACTATTGAAAACGAGCGCCAGCCCAGCCTCGCCGGCGTGTTTCGCAGCGTCGCGGTGCCGGCGGGGCCGGGCAAGTTCTGGCGCAAGCTCGGCGCGTTCGCCGGCCCGGGCTATCTCGTCGCGGTCGGCTATATGGACCCGGGCAACTGGGCCACCGACATCGCCGGCGGATCGGCATTCGGCTACACCCTGCTCTCGGTCGTGCTGCTGTCGAACCTGATGGCGATGCTGCTCCAGTCGCTGTCAGCAAGGCTCGGCATTGTCACCGGGCTAGACCTCGCCCAATCGTGCCGCGACGCATATGGGCCCAAGGTCCGGCTGGGCCTGTGGAGCCTGTGCGAACTCGCCATCATCGCCTGCGATCTCGCCGAAGTGCTCGGCACTGCGATCGCGCTCAAGCTGCTGTTCGGCATCCCGCTGGTAATGGGCGTCACGCTCACCGCGATCGACGTGCTGCTGATCCTCGCGCTCCAGCGCTACGGCTTCCGCAAGCTTGAGGCGTTCATCGTCGCGCTACTGATCGTGATCGCGCTCTGCTTCGGTTTCGAGCTGGCAATGGCGCAGCCGAGCATCGCCGCGATCGGCGCCGGGCTGATCCCGAGCAGCGAGATCGTGACCAATCCGGCGATGCTCTATATCGCGATCGGCATTCTCGGCGCGACCGTGATGCCGCACAATCTCTATCTCCATTCGGCGATCGTCCAGACCCGCCGGTTCGATCGCGGCGACGAAGGCAAGCGCGAAGCGATCACGCTTGCCACGATCGACAGCACCATCGCGCTCGCGCTCGCCTTCTTCGTCAACGCCGCGATCCTGATCCTCGCCGCCTCCGCCTTTCACGGCACCGGGCGCACCGACGTTGCCGAGATCCAGGACGCCTATCATCTGCTGACGCCGATCCTGGGGGCCGGCGCGGCGAGCATGTTGTTCGGTGTGGCGCTGCTCGCCGCGGGGCAGAATTCGACGATAACGGGCACGCTCGCCGGACAAGTGGTGATGGAGGGTTTTCTCAACCTGCGGTTGCCCTTGTGGCTGCGGCGAACGATCACGCGCTCGCTCGCGATCGTCCCCGCAGTGATCGTTGTCGCATGGTGGGGCGATAGCGGAGCGGCGAGACTGCTGATCCTGAGCCAGGTGGTGCTGAGCCTGCAATTGCCTTTCGCGGTGGTCCCGCTGGTGCGCTTCACCAGCGATCCTGCGCGCATGGGCCGCTTTGCCAGTCGCGGCTGGATTCGCATCGCCGCGTGGAGCGTCACCGCGATCATCATCGGCCTCAACGGCCTTCTGCTGACTTACCTGTTCTAA
- a CDS encoding ferritin-like domain-containing protein, with product MNQHDQILEVLEACDQRRADRRRFIKVASAASAAVAGSALLAACSDEPGEFTPIITPTPTPAPGITDADVLNFALNLEYLEAQFYSYAATGAGLPSSILGGTGTQGTVTGGRQVAFVDPLVAQYAREIAADEQAHVRFLRGAIGATAVAQPAIDIGTSATGAFSSAARAAGLIGAGASFDPYANDENFLLGAYIFEDVGVTAYKGASPLITNKTFLEAAAGILAAEAYHAGLVRTVLYRKGIAAPTLIDATEAISNARDSLDGSSDLDQGVRATGTGASTATNIVPTDSSGVAYSRSAGQVLNIVFLNKMATDRGGFFPAGVNGSIRLSAAN from the coding sequence ATGAACCAGCACGACCAGATCCTCGAAGTGCTCGAGGCATGCGACCAGCGCCGGGCCGACCGCCGCCGCTTCATCAAGGTGGCGAGCGCCGCCTCTGCCGCGGTCGCGGGCAGCGCGCTGCTCGCTGCCTGCAGCGACGAACCCGGCGAATTCACGCCGATCATCACGCCGACGCCGACGCCCGCGCCGGGCATCACCGATGCCGATGTTCTCAACTTCGCGCTCAACCTCGAATATCTCGAAGCGCAATTCTACTCCTACGCAGCAACCGGCGCGGGTCTACCAAGCTCGATCCTCGGCGGCACGGGAACCCAGGGGACGGTGACCGGCGGACGGCAAGTTGCCTTCGTCGATCCGCTGGTGGCGCAATATGCCCGCGAGATCGCCGCGGACGAGCAGGCGCATGTCCGCTTCCTGCGCGGCGCTATCGGTGCGACTGCCGTTGCCCAGCCGGCGATCGACATCGGCACCAGCGCGACCGGCGCCTTTTCGAGCGCTGCCCGCGCCGCCGGACTGATCGGGGCAGGGGCTTCGTTCGACCCCTATGCGAACGACGAGAACTTCCTGCTCGGCGCGTACATCTTCGAAGATGTCGGGGTGACTGCATACAAGGGCGCGTCGCCGTTGATCACCAACAAGACCTTTCTCGAGGCCGCAGCGGGCATCCTTGCTGCCGAAGCCTATCACGCCGGGCTCGTCCGCACCGTGCTCTACCGCAAGGGCATCGCCGCGCCGACGCTCATTGACGCGACCGAGGCGATCTCGAACGCGCGCGACAGCCTCGACGGTAGCAGCGATCTCGACCAGGGCGTGCGCGCCACCGGCACCGGGGCGAGCACCGCAACCAACATCGTGCCGACCGACAGCAGCGGCGTCGCCTATAGCCGCTCGGCCGGACAGGTGCTCAACATCGTCTTCCTCAACAAGATGGCGACCGATCGGGGCGGCTTCTTCCCGGCCGGTGTCAACGGTTCGATCCGCCTCAGCGCGGCCAACTAG